Part of the Limihaloglobus sulfuriphilus genome is shown below.
ACTGATTTTGTTTTGATCAAGCACCTCAACCAGCTTTTCACCGGTTATGCTGGGCAGATAATCTACAGTAAACGCGCCCGAGGCGGTCTCATCACGGTCTCTGCGGGCATTGAGCCCGGCTTCGGTGAACTTACCCTTAATAGTAGATGAGCCAATCTCAACGCTGGCAACCTGTCCGGATTTAACCGCGGCGAGAAATTCATCATAAGTGATCTTGTCTATCGGCATAAACCGATTTACAAGCATTAAAAGCGTCAGCATTATGAGCACTATGAACAGCCAGCTCATAGGCATAGGCGCACCCGGTTTGCCGCCCTTGCCGGGCATCTTGGGTATCTGGGGCATTTTCTTTTTGGGGTCTTTTTTATCGTTATTCATGTTATTTTCTTAAATATAAATTCAAATTAAAACCAGGGCACAAACAGACTGCCAAAATTGAATAAACAGTCTTAATCTGCTCAGCCGCTCGACTTACCACTTGGTCTGCATGGATTGAAGTATCTTCTTCGCTGCGTCATTTACGGCAACTTGCGCCGCGTAGCTGTAATCCTGATTCTCAAAATCAGAATAACTGCACGCCCCGATAACCTCGACATTGTCAGCATACATCCGCCCTGTTGTCATGTCTTTCCATGAGAATACTACTCTCACAGCGGCTTCTTGTTCAATAGGCCTTCCTGAATACCTTTCCATATCGAGTATTTCGTCGCTCATATAAGATATATACCCATATAACATGGTTTGCGCCCTGTTTTTATCAGCAATAAGTTTATACGGGGTTTGAACTTCAATCTGCTTGCATACCGCTTCTGTCAAGGTGTATTCATAATCCCTGCGGAAATCTCTGCTGTCAAACATTTCGACATACACAGTTTCGACCTCTTCGGGAAACAACCAGCCCTGGCTGTAGCCCGAGCAGCCGCCGATGCCGATTAGAAAGCCTGCCAGGCAGCAAAACGCGGCAATGTACTTAAATGTTGTTTTTAACATAATATTTTCTCTGTTTAGATTCCTCTTTGGAACCGGATACTAAAATTACAGTTTATAGCCTTTGATCTTCTTAATGTCAAAAAGATCAAAGAACCGCCATAAGCCTTTACGCTCTTTTGGCGGATTTTCTGCCACTTTTTCACGAAGTTTCGCCAACTCATGCATAGCCTTATCGGTCGGCTCTGCAATGCTTGTATCATCGTAATTGTCTATAATATTCTGAAAATAAAGCTCAGCGCCCTCAAAATTTCCAACCTTTACGTAATACATGCCCAAAAGATATTCTTTATACGCCTCCTGGTTTCGTATCTGCTGCTGAACCTGTTCAACTCCGAGCTCCTCGGCGGCTTCGGGATACCTGACAGAAAATGTCTCATAGCTGTTGTAGGCATAATCAAGATTCGGCGACTGATAATCAGGCCCCTGGTATGATGAATGCAGTGAGCGTGCCATACCAAGCATCGCTTCGCGGCCTTTGGAACCTGTGGGCCAGAGGGCATAAATGCCGCTCCATTCTTCAAATGCCTCATCATAATCGCCCCTTCGCTCGTACGCCGTCGCCAGCGTCTTGAGACAGCGGTGAGCAATAGGCCTTGTGCCGGTTAGTCCGGCGGTATAATTGAGAAGCTGGGCGCCGTCCTCAAACATTGACAGGCGAAAAACCAGAAGAAACGGCTTTTTATAGCCGCTGATAAACGATGTCCCAACATCATAGAGCCTCTCAATCGCCGCTTCATACCAGTTTGAAAGGGGATATTTAGCCGCGAATTCCTTATAAGCCTTGCCTGCTTTGTGCATCTTCCCGCTGGAATAAAGCATTTCAGCCTCCATAAAAGACTCCGCATCGGGTCCGCTGTACTCGGGGTACTTCTGCCGCAGAGTCTCATAAAGGTCTTTGGCCCGGCGGGTTTGCCCGCTGTCAATGAGCTTTTTCAACTCCGATTGTTTATAGGCAAAACTGCCCATACTCGAAGACGATATGTCCTCAAGGCCCGACTCTGAAAGAATATACGTCTCAGCCGTACAAATTAACGGCAATGCCAGTATGCCGGCCAGTATGATAATCATTTTCGTATTCATTGTCATTTATCCTTACAATTTCCTTGTTTCATTATAACCTAATCTCCTATGAATACAATTGTTTATATAGCATTTACAGCCACTTTTATTCAAGCCCTATAAGCCTTAGTATATCGTGGAACGTTACATAAACAAAAAGCAGAAGTATCAGTGCCAGACCAACATACATCAATGCCTGCTGAACCTTCATATTAACAGGGCTGCCTTTGATCTTCTCTATTATCAGCAGAACAGCATGGCCGCCGTCCACAATCGGTATCGGCAGAAAGTTCATCACTGCCAGCAGACAACTGATCAGACCCATAAGATTCAAAAACGATGCAAGACCGCGGTACTTGATCATTTTATAGCTGAGCTGAGCGATTCCAACCGGGCCGGAAAGTTCTTTGGCTCCAACAGAACTGTCTTTCATAAACAGCGCCTTTAGAGTAGCGTAAGCCTGGCTCAAACTGTCATAAATCATATATACTCCAGTCTGAACTCCGGCAATAACCCCGTCTGCCTTATACTCTCTAAGCAGCTGCGCCGTAGGCAGATAATCCTGAGGGTACATCTGTATTTCGTTGATTTTATCTTCTTCGGCTGCGTTGATGACCGCACTGCCGCGGCTGTCAGTACCGTTAGCCTCGAAAGTCATCGAAACACGTTCTCCGGCAAGCCCGCTTAGAACTTCGTCCATTTCAAAGAAGCTCTTAACTTCCTTGCCGTCTATAGATTTTATTTTCACGCCGCGGGGAATATCTGTGTAAGAAGACACGAAACCGTCTTTCTTGATATACGCCGCGACATTGCTGTTAAGATCAAGGCCGAAGACAACGCCGACTTTCGGCGAATCTGAACCCTCGGGCACATACGGAACCAGCTCTAAGGAAACCTCGCTTGAGTCTCTTATTACCGTAACGGGCATAGACTTACCGGAATACTGCTCGGTTAGACTGCGAAACTCGGTGAATGAGGGATACTCTATGTCAGCGGCTTTTATAACAATATCACCGGACTTAAAGAAATCCCGCCCCTGCTGCTCGGCTCTTTCGGCCGCTTCTTCGCCGGGCTGCTCTACCAGAAGCCTGGGTACTATGGAACACAGC
Proteins encoded:
- a CDS encoding tetratricopeptide repeat protein, with the translated sequence MNTKMIIILAGILALPLICTAETYILSESGLEDISSSSMGSFAYKQSELKKLIDSGQTRRAKDLYETLRQKYPEYSGPDAESFMEAEMLYSSGKMHKAGKAYKEFAAKYPLSNWYEAAIERLYDVGTSFISGYKKPFLLVFRLSMFEDGAQLLNYTAGLTGTRPIAHRCLKTLATAYERRGDYDEAFEEWSGIYALWPTGSKGREAMLGMARSLHSSYQGPDYQSPNLDYAYNSYETFSVRYPEAAEELGVEQVQQQIRNQEAYKEYLLGMYYVKVGNFEGAELYFQNIIDNYDDTSIAEPTDKAMHELAKLREKVAENPPKERKGLWRFFDLFDIKKIKGYKL
- a CDS encoding LPS assembly lipoprotein LptE, with the protein product MLKTTFKYIAAFCCLAGFLIGIGGCSGYSQGWLFPEEVETVYVEMFDSRDFRRDYEYTLTEAVCKQIEVQTPYKLIADKNRAQTMLYGYISYMSDEILDMERYSGRPIEQEAAVRVVFSWKDMTTGRMYADNVEVIGACSYSDFENQDYSYAAQVAVNDAAKKILQSMQTKW